CTGGCGGAGGCAAGGACGATGAGGTGTCTGGCCGGACCGCGCAGGCTGTCGTAGAGTTCGTCCTGAGCGTGCATCCATTGCAGCGGAAGGCCGCGCATGATCGGGTGATCGGGAGCCTGGGTCTCGATGAGAAATTCATGCTGCGGACCGTGAGCGCCGCCCTTGCCCGGTGTCATGTCGCGTGTCCATTTCCCATCGCGCAGACGCAGGTAGGGTCCGCTCTTCTCCGTGCGATTTCCCCAGCCACCGAGGCCGATCATTTCATTGTATTCGAGCCCTTCCGGAAAGGCATTGTCTGCGGCGTGGTAGGAAACGAAGCCGCCGCCACTCTTCACAAAATCGACAAACGCCGTCTTCACCGGCTCGGGCCAGCTTTCGCCGTTGTAGTTCGAAAGCACGACCGCGTAGTCGGAGAAGTTGGGTCGCCACGCCGACCACAGCGCTTCGTGTCGTGCCGTGTATTCGGCGAGCGCGGCTTGATATTCCTTGAGCCTGGCCTCATGCGCGGCCTTCTCAGCGGGCGTGGCATCCTTGGCCAGCGGAGGTCGCACGGGGGCGGTTGGAGTCGTGGAGATGTCGACTTTGAAGCGGCCGGTCTGCTCAAGCATGCGCCTCAGGAGCGGCGTGGTGGCTCGCCAGAGATGGTTGTTCTGTCCATCGACAATCAGCACGTGGATCGGCGATCCTGCTGCTGGCTGCTGTGGAGGTGCGGATTGCCGGGCTTGCGC
Above is a genomic segment from Opitutaceae bacterium containing:
- a CDS encoding ThuA domain-containing protein, which produces MLEQTGRFKVDISTTPTAPVRPPLAKDATPAEKAAHEARLKEYQAALAEYTARHEALWSAWRPNFSDYAVVLSNYNGESWPEPVKTAFVDFVKSGGGFVSYHAADNAFPEGLEYNEMIGLGGWGNRTEKSGPYLRLRDGKWTRDMTPGKGGAHGPQHEFLIETQAPDHPIMRGLPLQWMHAQDELYDSLRGPARHLIVLASARSPRTQEQEPLLMAIRYGRGRIFHTALGHGFEALQGLGFQLTLARGTEWAATGTVTQPAPAASALSDLKASIQPVTVAP